From Enterococcus mediterraneensis:
CAACGGCTTGCAGATCATCTGGTGTCACATATCCTCGTCCCCACGTCAAAGCGTATGCTTTTGCCGCTTGGATAAATGCTACACCGGCCCGAGGGGAGATGCCTAAAACCAGATCTGGATGTATACGAGTTGCTTGAATCAGCTGCAAAGCATACCGGAGAAGTTCGGGAGCGATGTGGACTTGCTGAACAGTATACTTTAAAGTCGTTAATTGATCTAGGGACAAAACAGGAGGGACCGGCTTAGAATCATTCCTCCCAGCTAACATCTGCAGTTCAAACTTTTCGGCTGGATAACCTAATTTCAAACGAAACAAGAACCGATCCAACTGGGCTTCCGGAAGCGGGTAGGTTCCTTCATTTTCTAAAGGATTTTGTGTAGCAATCACGAAAAAGTGTGGATCTAAGGATATTGATTTTGATTCGATCGTCACCTGTTTTTCTGACATAGCTTCCAATAAAGCCGCTTGCGTGCGGGGTGTTGTTCGATTCAATTCGTCTGCTAAAAGGATCGTGGTAAAGATCGGACCTTGATGGAATTCAAATTGGTTGGTTTGCCGATTAAAGATCGAGACACCTAAAAGATCGCTAGGCAATAGATCAGGAGTGAATTGGATTCGTTTGAAATCGGCTTGGATCGCTTGCGTCAATGTTTTTGCCAATAATGTTTTTCCGACACCCGGAATATCTTCAAATAATATATGTCCATCCGCCAACAATGCTGTGACTGTTAAACGCAGAATCTCTGTTTTACCAAGGATGTTTTGTTGTAGGGCAGCCATTAACTCGTTGATTTTTGTCTCCGCATACTGAAAAGGTTGTGTCTCCATCTTCGTCACCGCTTTCATATTGTGGTTAGCGCAAAATAACGACTAGAAAATACGCCGTTTTATTTAAGAATCGTTTAGTTTATTATCCCAAATTTTCTCCATTACTACAAAGGCTTTTTCTGATGGTTTTATAATAGAAAACTTTATAAGTAAAATTACTGCATAACATTTTTTTCTTGATAAAGAAAATTATTTATAAATATGGTGAGGAAAAGATATTTATAGTCTTTTTTACCGGCACATATTATAGATCTACTTTAAATATATACTTTAAAAACTGAAATGAGCTATTTTTTGCTTTTAAATACTTAGTAGAAAAGAGGAAGAGGTAGTCATAGGGAATTTAGATTGTTTAGGCAGTTGTAACTAGCTAAAAAAACAGGTATGTTCGGTAATTTTTATCGAAACACAGCTTGATTTATATATGCCGTGAGTTTTTTAGGTGGAGAAATTTACTTTTTTTCAAAGCTCTTATTGACTTAAAGTCCAGGTTAAGTTGTACACTGGAAAAACAGAGGAGGATGACTATGATTTTAGAACAAATTCATGACCCACAGGATTTAAAAAAACTGACGAACGAAGAATTACATACGCTCGTGGATGAGGCGCGGGAGGCATTGTTGCAAAAGGTCAGCCGGCATGGTGGGCATAATGGACCAAATCTAGGTGTAGCGGAAATGACAGTGGCTTTACACTACGTTTTTGATTCTCCAAAGGATAAAATTATTTTTGACGTATCTCACCAATCCTATTTCCATAAAATGCTGACAGGACGGGCACAAGCCTTTATTGATCCTGCACATTACGATGACGTTTCAGGTTATACCAACTCCAAAGAAAGCGAACATGATCTATTTACAGTCGGTCATACGTCTACATCACTTGCTTTGGCAAGCGGCGTCGCAAAAGCGCGGGATTTAAAAGGCGAAGACGATAACGTTGTCGCGATCATCGGGGACGGTTCTTTGTCAGGCGGTTTGGCCTACGAAGGCTTGAACAATATCATTGAGCTGGGGACAAACACGATCGTGATCGTCAATGACAATGATCAATCCATCGCGGAAAACCACGGCGGTCTTTATCGTAATCTGCGGGAATTGCGGGCGTCAAACGGACAGGTAGAAAACAACTTTTTTAAAGCATTAGGCTTTGAATATCATTATCTTGATAACGGAAATGATCTAGACGCGTTGATCGCGTTGTTCCAACAAGTAAAGGATACAGATCATCCTGTGTTGCTGCACATCCATACTATCAAAGGAAAAGGCTTCAAATTTGCAGAGGAAAACCGTGAAAAATTCCACGCAGGCGGTCCTTTTAGTTTAGAGACCGGGGAATATCTTTCAGCCGGCAATAAAAAAGACACCTATAACAGTGTGACGACGGAATATCTGATGAAAAAAATGGCGGCTGATCCTACCATTGTAGCGGTAAACGCCGGAACGCCGATGGTTTTATTCAATCAAGAACAACGGGCAAAAGTCGGCAAACAATTTGTCGATGTCGGTATTGCGGAACAGCAAGCAGCGACAATGTTAGCCGGGCTTGCGAAAAATGGTGTCAAACCAGTTTGGGCAGTCACTTCCACCTTTATGCAACGAAGCTTTGATCAGATTTCCCACGATTTGGCATTGAATGATCTTCCAGGAACGATCTTGGTTTACGGAGCTTCTGTCCACGGGATGAATGACGAAAGCCATATAGGGATCTTTGATATTCCTTTTATGAGCCACATCCCGAATGTAGTTTATCTGGCACCTACGAACAAAGAAGAATACTTGGCGATGCTGGATTGGTCTTTGGAACAAACGGATCATCCGGTTGCTATCCGGGTACCAGTCGGAGCGTTAAAGGAAACAGGAGTAGCTGACACCACTGATTATTCCCAACTTTATAAAAATCAAGTTACGAAAGTTGGTTCAAAGGTTGCTCTTGTCGGTGTAGGGAATTTTTATTCGTTAGCAGAAGAGATCGCCAAAGAATTGGATGCCAAGTATGAGATCCAAGCAACAATCATCAATCCTAAATTTATTTCAGGACTTGATACAGATCTATTGGATCATTTAACAGACGACCATCAGCTAGTAGTTACACTGGAAGACGGGATCGTCGAC
This genomic window contains:
- a CDS encoding AAA family ATPase translates to METQPFQYAETKINELMAALQQNILGKTEILRLTVTALLADGHILFEDIPGVGKTLLAKTLTQAIQADFKRIQFTPDLLPSDLLGVSIFNRQTNQFEFHQGPIFTTILLADELNRTTPRTQAALLEAMSEKQVTIESKSISLDPHFFVIATQNPLENEGTYPLPEAQLDRFLFRLKLGYPAEKFELQMLAGRNDSKPVPPVLSLDQLTTLKYTVQQVHIAPELLRYALQLIQATRIHPDLVLGISPRAGVAFIQAAKAYALTWGRGYVTPDDLQAVVPAVFHHRLILKDFSQKQVDEIIREIIDQIPVPVR
- a CDS encoding 1-deoxy-D-xylulose-5-phosphate synthase, translating into MILEQIHDPQDLKKLTNEELHTLVDEAREALLQKVSRHGGHNGPNLGVAEMTVALHYVFDSPKDKIIFDVSHQSYFHKMLTGRAQAFIDPAHYDDVSGYTNSKESEHDLFTVGHTSTSLALASGVAKARDLKGEDDNVVAIIGDGSLSGGLAYEGLNNIIELGTNTIVIVNDNDQSIAENHGGLYRNLRELRASNGQVENNFFKALGFEYHYLDNGNDLDALIALFQQVKDTDHPVLLHIHTIKGKGFKFAEENREKFHAGGPFSLETGEYLSAGNKKDTYNSVTTEYLMKKMAADPTIVAVNAGTPMVLFNQEQRAKVGKQFVDVGIAEQQAATMLAGLAKNGVKPVWAVTSTFMQRSFDQISHDLALNDLPGTILVYGASVHGMNDESHIGIFDIPFMSHIPNVVYLAPTNKEEYLAMLDWSLEQTDHPVAIRVPVGALKETGVADTTDYSQLYKNQVTKVGSKVALVGVGNFYSLAEEIAKELDAKYEIQATIINPKFISGLDTDLLDHLTDDHQLVVTLEDGIVDGGYGQTIASYLGNTDVRVQNYGLEKAFHDRYNAAELLQENGVTVENITEQIVKALKGKHVLSANESTR